In the genome of Amphiura filiformis chromosome 4, Afil_fr2py, whole genome shotgun sequence, one region contains:
- the LOC140151001 gene encoding uncharacterized protein, with the protein MMRPNRQWDLLLDPVCKYCKRRFIENIPRYKSHLRSHELSIKPYWYSNPTLKPKAGCLELHNKRLQKRRCKDQNISNGFPGHLNAEKHKRSEVKKLHKCSYCNKSFRRLGHKKDHEMIHTGEKTHQCSYCNKLFLRLGDKNTHEKIHTGEKPHQCSYCNKLFLRLGDKNTHEMIHTGKKPHKCSYCNKSFTSLGNKNKHEMIHTGEKHHQCSYCNKSFSRLGNKKQHEKIHTGEKLHKCSYCNKSFTSLGNKNKHEKIHTGEKHHKCSYCNKSFSQLGHKKIHELILSTGEKPHKCSYCNKSFTTLGYKNTHEKGNTGEKPHTCKYCNKSFSLLPTKLQHEMIHTGEKPHQCKYCNKSFSQLGNKKEHEKIHTGEKLHKCKYCNKSFSQLGNKKQHEKIHTGEKPYKCSYCNKSFRWMGRKKEHEMIHTGEKPHQCSYCSKSFTTLECKKTHEKIHTGEKPHKCSYCGKSFTTLGYKNTHEKRHAGDKPHQCKYCNKAFSLLQTKKRHEKIHTGDKPHPCKYCNKSFSELGNKKRHEAIHTGEKPHKCSYCNKSFTTLGYKNTHEKRHAGDKPHQCKYCNKAFSLLQTKKRHEKIHTGDKPHPCKYCNKSFSELGSKKRHEAIHTGEKPHKCSYCNKSFNQLGHKKEHEMVHTGEKPHQCSYCNESFTRLGDKKKHEMSKKHRLMDAAI; encoded by the coding sequence ATGATGAGACCTAATCGACAATGGGATTTACTACTAGATCCGGTATGCAAGTATTGTAAAAGAAGATTTATTGAAAACATTCCACGTTATAAATCACATCTTCGCAGCCATGAGCTGAGTATTAAACCTTATTGGTACAGTAATCCAACGCTAAAACCAAAGGCTGGATGTTTGGAGTTACACAACAAAAGGCTTCAAAAACGAAGGTGTAAAGATCAGAATATATCGAACGGGTTTCCAGGTCACTTGAATGCAGAGAAGCATAAGCGAAGTGAAGTAAAGAAActtcataaatgtagctattgtaacaaatcattccgaCGATTAGGACACAAGAAAgaccatgaaatgattcatacaggagagaaaactcatcaatgtagctattgcaacaaattaTTCCTCAGGCTAGGAGACAAGAATacgcatgaaaagattcatacgggagagaaacctcatcaatgtagctattgtaataAATTATTCCTCAGGCTAGGAGACAAGAACacgcatgaaatgattcatacaggaaagaaacctcataaatgcagctattgtaacaaatcattcacgtcattgggaaacaagaataaacatgaaatgattcatacaggagagaaacatCATCAATgcagctattgcaacaaatcattcagccgattaggaaacaagaaacaacatgaaaagattcatacaggagagaaacttcataaatgcagctattgtaacaaatcattcacgtcattgggaaacaagaataaacatgaaaagattcatacaggagagaaacatcataaatgtagctattgcaacaaatcattcagtcaATTGGGACACAAGAAAATACATGAATTGATTCTTagtacaggagagaaacctcataaatgcagctactgtaacaaatcattcacgaCATTGGGATACAAGAATACTCATGAAAAGGGtaatacaggagagaaacctcatacaTGTAAATACTGTAATAAATCATTCAGTCTGTTGCCAACTAAGTtacaacatgaaatgattcatacaggagaaaaacctcatcaatgtaaatactgtaacaaatcattcagccaattgggaaacaagaaagaacatgaaaagattcatacagggGAGAAACTTCATAAATGTAAAtactgtaacaaatcattcagccaattgggaaacaagaaacaacatgaaaagattcatacaggagagaaaccttataaatgcagctattgcaacaaatcttTCAGATGGATGGGACgcaagaaagaacatgaaatgattcatacaggagagaaacctcatcaatgtagctattgtagcAAATCATTCACGACATTGGAATGCAAAAAAActcatgaaaagattcatactggagagaaaccccataaatgtagctattgtggCAAATCATTCACGACATTGGGATACAAGAATACGCATGAAAAGAGACATGCAGGAGACAAACCGCATCAATGTAAATACTGCAATAAAGCATTCAGTTTGTTGCAAACTAAGAAgcgacatgaaaagattcatacaggggacaaacctcatccgtgtaaatattgtaacaaatcattcagtgaattgggaaacaagaaacgacatgaagcgattcacacaggagagaagcctcataaatgtagctattgcaacaaatcattcacgaCATTGGGATACAAGAATACGCATGAAAAGAGACATGCAGGAGACAAACCGCATCAATGTAAATACTGCAATAAAGCATTCAGTTTGTTGCAAACTAAGAAacgacatgaaaagattcatacaggagacaaacctcatccgtgtaaatattgtaacaaatcattcagtgaATTGGGAAGCAAGAAGCGACATGAAgcgattcacacaggagagaagcctcataaatgtagctattgcaacaaatcattcaaccAATTGGGacacaagaaagaacatgaaatggttcatacaggagagaaacctcatcaatgtagctattgtaacgaATCATTCACTAGATTAGGAGACAAAAAGAAACATGAAATGTCTAAGAAACATAGACTAATGGATGCAGCTATTTAA